One Gloeobacter morelensis MG652769 DNA window includes the following coding sequences:
- a CDS encoding phosphopantetheine-binding protein, with translation MNFEDMLFALGQMKIATQGLTPSSKLGKDVGMDSLELVDLQCILEKMYGLDIPSWVFEEDLCLGNVVEQVNAQLNGSTKSQAPLAKR, from the coding sequence ATGAATTTTGAAGATATGCTGTTTGCCCTTGGGCAAATGAAGATTGCAACCCAAGGGCTGACCCCTTCCTCGAAGCTAGGAAAAGACGTTGGAATGGACTCGTTGGAACTCGTAGATCTCCAGTGTATTCTCGAAAAGATGTATGGCCTCGATATACCCTCGTGGGTGTTCGAAGAAGATCTCTGCCTCGGGAATGTTGTGGAGCAGGTGAATGCTCAGCTAAATGGTTCGACAAAATCGCAAGCTCCGCTTGCGAAGCGCTAA
- a CDS encoding MarR family winged helix-turn-helix transcriptional regulator, protein MAYRYAATDSQSIEAVLQLLEISDLTKERLKNTLEGYGVSIGEFTLMLLLFRSLRHGASPSYFADKTKFSRAEVTRLLKRLEQEGFVQREYQKTDKRVVLVRLLTKGQTLIEILLPQYYREIEKLFSNLSSGDRQRLGELVILITRGNA, encoded by the coding sequence GTGGCCTATCGCTACGCCGCAACGGACTCTCAGAGCATCGAGGCCGTTTTGCAACTGCTCGAGATTTCTGATTTGACAAAGGAGAGACTAAAAAACACGCTCGAGGGCTACGGGGTATCCATTGGCGAATTTACGCTCATGCTGCTGTTATTTAGAAGCCTCAGACATGGAGCCTCTCCCTCTTATTTTGCAGACAAAACTAAATTCTCACGAGCGGAAGTCACTCGTCTTTTAAAACGACTTGAGCAGGAAGGTTTTGTCCAAAGAGAGTATCAGAAAACTGACAAGCGGGTCGTGCTTGTGCGTTTGTTGACTAAGGGGCAGACGCTGATAGAGATATTACTCCCTCAGTACTACCGAGAAATTGAAAAATTATTTTCCAATCTGAGCAGCGGCGATAGACAACGCCTGGGAGAACTGGTGATCTTGATCACCAGAGGAAACGCATAA
- a CDS encoding LysR family transcriptional regulator yields MNFEQLRVFVAVAEHLNFTRAAEKLSLSQPAVSSAVASLETYYKVPLFNRMGRRIELTNSGRLLLTEAHKVIQEITTIESKLRETKSLQRGELYIGSSQTVASWWLPPQLQRFRQQYPKVQLKVVSGNTEEIGEWVAAGQVDIGLVEREFRNKSLTFNAIGGDKMAFVVGKQHPFWERTNIELDELKSTRWVLREPGSDVRKFFEYLCFTHNIDADKLDITLELPNCAMTKRAAEVGAGVALLSVPLVEKEIKWGALRSLNTVLKPVMERNFYLISRNSQVTSPAVKAFSSLVRPSALVNV; encoded by the coding sequence ATGAACTTTGAGCAGCTTAGGGTGTTCGTAGCTGTTGCTGAGCATCTAAATTTTACCCGTGCAGCAGAGAAACTTTCCCTCTCGCAGCCGGCGGTTAGCTCGGCGGTAGCATCCCTCGAAACGTACTACAAGGTTCCTCTGTTTAATCGAATGGGCAGGCGAATCGAGCTGACAAACTCGGGACGGCTTTTGTTGACCGAAGCCCACAAAGTCATTCAAGAAATCACAACGATCGAAAGCAAACTCCGCGAAACCAAAAGCTTGCAAAGGGGAGAACTGTACATTGGCAGCAGTCAAACAGTAGCAAGCTGGTGGCTGCCGCCGCAACTGCAAAGATTCCGTCAGCAATATCCGAAAGTGCAACTCAAAGTGGTTTCTGGCAACACAGAAGAAATCGGTGAGTGGGTTGCGGCAGGCCAGGTTGACATCGGCCTGGTTGAGCGGGAGTTTCGAAACAAGTCATTGACCTTCAATGCGATTGGAGGCGACAAGATGGCATTTGTTGTCGGCAAACAACATCCTTTTTGGGAGCGCACAAATATCGAGCTGGACGAGCTGAAAAGCACGCGATGGGTATTGCGTGAGCCTGGCTCGGATGTCCGAAAATTTTTTGAATACCTGTGTTTTACCCACAACATCGACGCCGACAAACTCGACATCACTCTCGAATTGCCCAATTGCGCGATGACGAAAAGAGCTGCGGAAGTTGGAGCTGGGGTGGCGCTGCTGTCGGTGCCCTTGGTCGAGAAAGAAATCAAATGGGGTGCCCTTCGCAGCCTGAATACGGTTTTGAAGCCGGTGATGGAGCGCAATTTTTATTTGATTAGCCGCAATAGCCAGGTCACGTCACCGGCCGTCAAGGCATTTTCTTCGTTGGTGCGTCCGAGCGCCCTGGTCAATGTATAG
- a CDS encoding putative quinol monooxygenase yields MTQPLTLFARFRARPGLERQLSASLEALVAPTREEPGCIEYVLHRSTEDPCVYQLYENWRSQADFDAHLAMPYLKAMLAESPAWLAEPLEIRFFERIR; encoded by the coding sequence ATGACACAACCGCTGACCCTCTTCGCCCGATTCCGGGCCCGGCCCGGTCTGGAGCGGCAGTTGAGCGCATCGCTCGAAGCGCTGGTCGCCCCGACCCGCGAAGAACCCGGATGCATCGAATATGTCCTGCACCGCTCGACAGAGGATCCCTGTGTGTACCAGCTCTATGAGAACTGGCGGTCGCAGGCCGATTTCGACGCCCACCTGGCCATGCCGTATCTCAAAGCGATGCTCGCCGAGAGCCCGGCCTGGCTTGCCGAACCCCTCGAGATTCGTTTTTTCGAGCGCATCCGCTAG
- a CDS encoding SDR family NAD(P)-dependent oxidoreductase: MNRIASTAQLQIAPPVFARPLEDKVAIVTGASSGIGRATALELARRGAKVVASARRVGPTLELVEAIRAEGHEATFVQADVTDEAYVERLVAEAIATYGKLDIAFNNAGTEGVFAPLLEQTKETYDLVFDANVRSVFYSMKHQAQAMLGAGGGVIVNNASMGGVIGFENAALYIATKHAVLGMTKSAALEWYRRGVRVNAICPGIIDTPFQDRIWPSTEAKNSFANATVAGRAGTAEEMAKVVAFLVSEDASFVSGHGLLADGGYSIA; encoded by the coding sequence ATGAACCGCATTGCGAGCACCGCCCAGCTTCAAATTGCACCGCCTGTCTTCGCCCGCCCCCTCGAGGACAAAGTGGCAATCGTCACCGGCGCCAGTTCCGGCATTGGGCGGGCCACCGCCCTCGAACTGGCGCGCCGGGGCGCCAAAGTAGTCGCCAGTGCCCGGCGCGTTGGCCCGACGCTCGAACTGGTGGAAGCCATCCGCGCCGAAGGCCACGAGGCGACCTTCGTACAGGCGGACGTCACCGACGAAGCCTACGTCGAGCGCCTCGTAGCTGAGGCAATAGCGACCTACGGCAAGCTGGATATCGCCTTCAACAACGCCGGCACCGAGGGGGTCTTCGCCCCCTTGCTCGAACAGACCAAAGAGACCTACGACCTTGTCTTCGACGCCAATGTGCGCAGCGTATTCTATTCGATGAAGCACCAGGCGCAGGCGATGCTCGGCGCGGGAGGAGGGGTCATCGTCAATAACGCCTCGATGGGTGGTGTCATCGGCTTTGAGAATGCCGCACTGTACATCGCCACCAAGCACGCGGTGCTGGGCATGACCAAGAGTGCCGCCCTTGAGTGGTACCGCCGGGGCGTGCGCGTTAACGCCATCTGCCCAGGCATCATCGACACGCCCTTCCAGGATCGCATCTGGCCGAGCACCGAAGCCAAAAACAGTTTCGCCAACGCGACGGTCGCCGGCCGGGCCGGCACGGCTGAAGAAATGGCCAAAGTGGTCGCTTTCCTGGTTTCAGAGGACGCTTCGTTTGTCTCCGGCCACGGCCTGCTCGCCGACGGCGGGTACTCCATCGCTTGA